The Skermanella pratensis genome has a window encoding:
- a CDS encoding DUF2062 domain-containing protein: MFRRRTKHAFHHRIRDLFWPRAGWRRSSAYVGHRIGRLPGTPYSIAAGFASGAAVSFTPFIGFHFLLAAGLALVLRGNLLASAIGTVVGNPWTFPGIWLAAYRVGAMVSGQSHGGEVAAQHLTLAMILDHPGQVFLPMMIGGTLLGIVAWFLFFFPVRAAVSTYHARRALRRTRKARHRKLELEV; this comes from the coding sequence ATGTTCCGCCGCCGCACCAAGCACGCCTTCCATCATCGCATCCGCGATCTGTTCTGGCCGCGTGCGGGATGGCGGCGCTCCTCGGCTTACGTGGGGCACCGGATCGGGCGGCTGCCGGGCACGCCCTATTCCATCGCGGCCGGTTTCGCCAGCGGGGCCGCGGTCTCCTTCACCCCATTCATCGGCTTCCACTTCCTGCTCGCGGCAGGGCTGGCCCTGGTCCTTCGGGGTAACCTGCTGGCGTCGGCGATCGGCACGGTGGTCGGAAATCCCTGGACTTTTCCCGGCATCTGGTTGGCGGCGTACCGTGTTGGGGCTATGGTGTCCGGGCAATCGCACGGCGGAGAAGTGGCGGCCCAACACCTGACCCTGGCGATGATCCTGGATCACCCGGGACAGGTGTTCCTGCCCATGATGATCGGCGGCACGCTGCTGGGGATCGTCGCCTGGTTCCTGTTCTTCTTTCCCGTGCGCGCCGCGGTATCGACCTATCATGCCCGGCGCGCCCTGCGGCGGACGAGAAAGGCGCGGCACCGCAAGCTGGAGCTTGAAGTATGA
- a CDS encoding pyridoxine 5'-phosphate synthase, translated as MIRTLRLGVNIDHVATIRNARGGRHPDPLRAARAAAEAGADGITAHLREDRRHITDDDIRRLSAEIRLPLNLEMAATGEMVAIALRHRPHAACIVPERREERTTEGGLDAAGNHDALAPIIRDLGAAGIRVSLFVNPDPVQLDAAAALGAPVVELHTGAYCDAEADDVRAHELGRIRTAAAHAEAIGLECHAGHGLAFDTVGPVAAIPTIVELNIGHFLIGEAVFGGLDGAIRQMRALMDRARSGADDRRGA; from the coding sequence ATGATACGCACCCTGCGCCTTGGCGTGAACATCGACCATGTCGCGACGATCCGGAACGCCCGGGGCGGCAGACATCCGGACCCGCTTCGCGCCGCCCGCGCCGCCGCGGAGGCCGGGGCCGACGGCATCACCGCCCATCTGCGGGAGGACCGACGCCATATCACCGACGACGATATCCGGCGGCTGAGCGCGGAGATCCGGCTTCCCCTGAATCTCGAGATGGCGGCGACCGGGGAGATGGTCGCCATAGCCTTGCGCCACCGCCCGCATGCCGCCTGCATCGTTCCCGAGCGGCGGGAGGAACGGACTACCGAGGGTGGCCTCGACGCCGCCGGCAACCATGACGCACTCGCCCCGATCATCCGGGATCTGGGCGCCGCCGGAATCCGGGTGTCCCTGTTCGTCAATCCCGACCCGGTCCAACTGGATGCCGCCGCGGCGCTCGGCGCCCCTGTGGTCGAGCTCCATACGGGAGCCTATTGCGACGCCGAGGCGGACGATGTCCGTGCCCATGAGCTGGGGCGCATCCGGACCGCGGCCGCCCACGCGGAGGCGATCGGGCTGGAGTGCCATGCCGGCCATGGCCTTGCCTTCGATACCGTCGGTCCGGTCGCGGCCATTCCGACCATCGTGGAGCTGAACATCGGGCATTTCCTGATCGGCGAAGCGGTCTTCGGCGGGCTCGACGGGGCCATCAGGCAGATGCGGGCGCTGATGGACCGGGCACGCTCCGGCGCGGACGATCGGCGCGGTGCCTGA
- the acpS gene encoding holo-ACP synthase — translation MILGIGNDLIDIRRIERTLERYGERFLDRVFTEVERRKSDRRNQRAASYAKRFAAKEACAKALGTGLNRGVYWRDMGVVNLPGGQPTMRLTGGALERLKRITPPGMSPVIHLTLTDDLPLAQAIVIISAVPAGEAVQDGSSVPRT, via the coding sequence ATGATCCTCGGCATCGGCAACGACCTGATCGACATCCGTCGCATCGAGCGGACCCTGGAGCGCTACGGCGAGCGGTTCCTTGACCGCGTCTTCACCGAGGTGGAGCGGCGGAAGTCGGACCGGCGCAACCAGCGCGCCGCGAGCTACGCCAAGCGGTTCGCCGCCAAGGAGGCCTGCGCGAAGGCGCTCGGCACCGGGCTGAACCGCGGGGTCTACTGGCGCGACATGGGGGTGGTGAACCTGCCCGGCGGACAGCCGACCATGCGTCTGACCGGCGGGGCCCTCGAGCGCCTGAAGCGCATCACGCCGCCCGGCATGTCACCCGTGATACATCTCACCTTGACCGACGACCTCCCTTTGGCGCAAGCCATCGTCATCATATCCGCCGTGCCCGCCGGTGAAGCCGTCCAGGACGGCTCCTCCGTCCCTCGAACCTGA
- the lepB gene encoding signal peptidase I, with product MQKNKSGGIGETIKTVVYAVVIAFGVRTFAYEPFNIPSGSMIPTLLVGDYLFVSKFSYGYSKYTVAFGAPLFDGRLFYTKPERGDVAVFKLPRDNRTDYIKRIVGLPGDRIQVINGVLHINGEAVKRDRVEDFVTTDQFGRQIRVAQYVETLPNGRQHRIIEESDNASLDNTQVYVVPEDHFFAMGDNRDNSLDSRVGAMVGFIPVENLVGRAEFLFFSIDDGARFWEFWKWPWAVRFGRVFDGVN from the coding sequence ATGCAGAAGAACAAGAGCGGCGGCATCGGCGAGACCATCAAGACGGTCGTCTACGCCGTCGTGATCGCGTTCGGCGTCCGGACTTTCGCCTATGAACCGTTCAACATCCCGTCCGGATCGATGATCCCGACGCTTCTGGTGGGCGATTATCTGTTCGTCTCCAAGTTCTCCTATGGCTACAGCAAGTACACGGTCGCCTTCGGCGCGCCGCTGTTCGACGGCCGTCTGTTCTACACCAAGCCGGAGCGCGGCGACGTCGCCGTCTTCAAGCTGCCGCGGGACAACAGGACCGACTACATCAAGCGCATCGTGGGACTTCCCGGCGACCGGATCCAGGTGATCAACGGCGTGCTGCACATCAACGGGGAGGCGGTCAAGCGCGACCGGGTCGAGGACTTCGTCACGACCGACCAGTTCGGCCGCCAGATCCGAGTCGCCCAGTACGTCGAGACGCTGCCGAATGGCCGCCAGCACCGCATCATCGAGGAAAGCGACAACGCTTCGCTCGACAACACGCAAGTTTACGTGGTCCCGGAAGACCACTTCTTCGCCATGGGCGACAACCGCGACAACTCGCTGGACAGCCGGGTCGGCGCGATGGTCGGTTTCATCCCGGTCGAGAACCTCGTCGGGCGGGCCGAGTTCCTGTTCTTCTCGATCGACGACGGCGCCCGCTTCTGGGAGTTCTGGAAGTGGCCCTGGGCCGTGCGCTTCGGCCGTGTCTTCGACGGCGTGAACTGA
- the rnc gene encoding ribonuclease III, which produces MSAIGTNQNGHSGPADLAELAAALGHRFRQPELLVDAVTHPSVSGMERVGKRPGRAAIPGLAYERLEFLGDRVLGLVIANWLLERFPGEREGALARRLASLVRWETLSQVAATLDLGRYLRLSTGEAGSGGRTNGTILADCCEAVIGALYLDGGLPAAETFIRTRWAGQIDRAASPPQDVKTALQEWAQGRGKPLPVYETMGHTGPDHSPQFEVRVHLQGFEPVVAQGNSKRAAEKAAASEMLRRVGAPIDE; this is translated from the coding sequence ATGTCCGCCATCGGTACCAATCAGAACGGCCATTCCGGTCCCGCCGACCTCGCCGAGCTGGCGGCAGCCCTAGGCCACCGGTTCAGGCAGCCCGAGCTTCTGGTGGACGCAGTGACCCATCCCAGCGTCAGCGGAATGGAGCGCGTTGGCAAGCGGCCGGGCAGGGCGGCGATTCCGGGTCTCGCCTACGAGCGGCTGGAGTTCCTGGGCGACCGGGTTCTCGGACTTGTGATCGCCAACTGGCTGCTGGAGCGTTTCCCGGGGGAGCGCGAGGGGGCGCTGGCCCGCCGCCTCGCCAGCCTCGTCCGGTGGGAGACCTTGAGCCAGGTAGCGGCCACGCTGGACCTCGGCCGTTACCTGCGGCTCTCCACCGGCGAGGCGGGGTCCGGCGGCCGGACCAACGGCACGATCCTGGCCGACTGCTGCGAAGCGGTGATCGGCGCGCTGTACCTGGACGGCGGTTTGCCTGCAGCGGAAACCTTCATCCGCACCCGGTGGGCCGGCCAGATCGACCGGGCGGCATCGCCGCCGCAGGACGTCAAGACGGCCCTTCAGGAATGGGCACAGGGGCGCGGCAAGCCTTTGCCCGTATATGAAACCATGGGCCATACCGGCCCGGACCACAGCCCGCAATTCGAGGTCAGGGTGCATCTGCAGGGCTTCGAGCCCGTCGTCGCCCAGGGCAATTCGAAGCGGGCGGCAGAGAAAGCAGCGGCGAGCGAGATGCTTCGCCGCGTCGGAGCACCGATCGATGAGTGA
- the era gene encoding GTPase Era has protein sequence MSDETASPEQAPMPEHPRCGFVALVGAPNAGKSTLLNTMIGAKVSIVSHRVQTTRTRVLGIATEGDSQVIFVDTPGIFAPKKRLERAMVAAAWQGASDADLVVQLVDAARKSIDGDTRAIIAKLKASGRQAILALNKIDLIKRDKLLALSAELNAEGIFTDTFMISAETGNGVDDLRRHLASRMPEGPWHFPSDQLSDIPMRLLAAEIVREKLFLQLYQELPYSATVEPEGWEEFDDGSVKISMVVFTERDSQKAIILGKGGQRIKQIGATARTELEEMLERRVHLFLHVKVREEWTNDPERYRDWNLDYNA, from the coding sequence ATGAGTGACGAGACCGCTTCCCCGGAGCAGGCCCCCATGCCCGAACATCCGCGCTGCGGATTCGTGGCCCTTGTGGGAGCGCCCAATGCCGGCAAGTCCACCTTGCTGAACACCATGATCGGCGCAAAGGTGTCGATCGTCTCCCATCGCGTCCAAACCACCCGCACCCGGGTCCTCGGCATCGCGACGGAGGGCGACTCCCAGGTGATCTTCGTCGACACGCCCGGCATCTTCGCGCCGAAGAAGCGGCTGGAGCGCGCCATGGTGGCCGCCGCTTGGCAGGGGGCCAGCGATGCCGACCTGGTGGTGCAGCTCGTCGATGCCGCGCGGAAATCGATCGATGGCGATACCCGCGCCATCATCGCCAAGCTCAAGGCCTCCGGGCGTCAGGCCATCCTGGCGCTGAACAAGATCGATCTCATCAAGCGTGACAAGCTGCTGGCGCTTTCCGCCGAGCTGAACGCCGAAGGCATCTTCACCGACACCTTCATGATCTCGGCGGAGACCGGCAACGGCGTCGACGACCTGCGCAGGCACCTCGCGTCGCGCATGCCCGAGGGACCGTGGCATTTCCCGTCCGACCAGCTCTCCGACATCCCGATGCGCCTGCTGGCGGCCGAGATCGTCCGGGAGAAGCTGTTCCTCCAGCTTTACCAGGAACTGCCCTATTCGGCGACGGTGGAGCCGGAAGGCTGGGAGGAGTTCGACGACGGCAGCGTCAAGATCTCCATGGTCGTCTTCACCGAGCGCGACAGCCAGAAGGCGATCATCCTCGGCAAGGGAGGCCAGCGAATCAAACAGATCGGCGCCACCGCGCGCACGGAACTGGAGGAGATGCTGGAACGCCGCGTCCATCTGTTCCTGCACGTCAAAGTGCGGGAGGAATGGACCAACGACCCCGAGCGCTATCGTGACTGGAACCTCGATTACAACGCGTAG
- a CDS encoding amidohydrolase family protein, which yields MTGLAQADLRIGAIVAAAPLELGRSAEPHLERLAERPLVRGVRRLIQSEPDPEFCLGQDFVEGVRLLPRYGFSFDICVYHGQLAAAVELVRRCPEVRFVLDHAGKPGIRAGLIDRWQTDIEAMAELPNVWCKLSGMVTEADHAAWNREDLRPYIDHVIECFGFRRVMFGGDWPVSTLATDYPRWIETVLWATQFCSSADRRRLMRENAAEFYAL from the coding sequence GTGACCGGGCTTGCGCAGGCCGACCTGCGGATCGGCGCCATCGTCGCGGCGGCTCCCCTTGAACTCGGCCGCTCGGCGGAGCCCCACCTGGAGCGCTTGGCCGAACGGCCCCTCGTGCGGGGCGTCCGCCGGCTGATCCAGTCCGAGCCCGACCCGGAGTTCTGCCTCGGGCAGGATTTCGTCGAGGGTGTCAGGCTGCTGCCCCGCTACGGCTTCAGCTTCGACATCTGCGTCTATCACGGACAGCTGGCTGCCGCGGTCGAGTTGGTCCGGCGCTGTCCGGAAGTCCGTTTCGTGCTGGACCATGCGGGCAAGCCGGGCATCCGCGCCGGCCTGATCGACCGGTGGCAGACCGATATCGAGGCCATGGCTGAACTGCCGAACGTCTGGTGCAAGCTGTCCGGCATGGTGACCGAAGCCGACCATGCCGCGTGGAACCGCGAGGACCTCCGGCCCTACATCGACCACGTGATCGAGTGCTTCGGCTTCCGCCGCGTGATGTTCGGCGGCGATTGGCCCGTCAGCACCCTGGCCACGGATTATCCGCGTTGGATCGAGACCGTCCTGTGGGCGACGCAGTTCTGCTCCAGTGCGGACCGGCGCCGTTTGATGAGGGAGAACGCCGCCGAATTCTACGCGTTGTAA
- a CDS encoding TetR/AcrR family transcriptional regulator: MGRPREFNADEALDRALHVFWTKGYAGTSMTDLLEAMGLSKSSFYEFFGSKHDAFMAALRRYGDREAARLDACVGSGGCARRLIEVQLRSIIERPSAEGDRRGCLTVNCAVELAPHDALIETAIAEHLDRMEELYHRLIARGQADGGISARHDPRTLARYLVSALCGLQVMAKAGRDPHALEDVVSTTLEALD, encoded by the coding sequence ATGGGTAGACCGCGTGAATTCAATGCCGACGAAGCTCTAGACCGTGCGCTGCACGTGTTCTGGACCAAAGGCTATGCCGGCACCTCCATGACCGACCTGCTGGAGGCCATGGGCCTCAGCAAAAGCAGTTTCTACGAGTTCTTCGGCAGCAAGCACGACGCTTTCATGGCGGCCCTGCGCCGCTACGGCGATCGTGAGGCCGCCCGGCTGGACGCGTGCGTCGGCTCGGGCGGGTGTGCCCGCCGTCTCATCGAGGTCCAGCTTAGAAGCATCATCGAGCGGCCCTCGGCGGAGGGTGACCGGCGCGGATGCCTGACGGTCAATTGCGCCGTCGAGCTTGCACCGCATGATGCCCTCATCGAAACGGCCATCGCGGAGCACCTGGACCGGATGGAGGAGCTTTACCACCGCCTGATCGCCCGCGGACAGGCGGACGGCGGCATTTCGGCCCGCCATGATCCCCGGACGCTGGCCCGTTACCTCGTCAGTGCCCTCTGCGGCCTGCAAGTCATGGCGAAAGCCGGCCGCGATCCCCATGCCCTGGAGGACGTCGTCTCGACCACCCTCGAAGCCCTGGACTGA
- a CDS encoding alkene reductase, whose translation MSESDLFQPVKLGPYTLANRIVMAPLTRSRANKDDAPFALHAEYYGQRATAGLIISEATQISRQGKGYAYTPGIHSEAQVAGWKQVTDAVHAKGGRIFLQMWHVGRISHPTLQEDGALPVAPSAIKPEGKAFTEDGFVPFVTPRALELDEIPGIVEQYRTAAENAKRAGFDGVEIHAANGYLIDQFLRDGTNKRTDVYGGSVENRARLMLEVTEAVVGVWGGDRVGIRLSPISPANDISDSDPDPVFTYAVEQLNRFGLAYLHLVEGSTGASREVSGAVDLRKLRRIFNGLYIANNLIDRNTAIELRETSEADLVAFGRPFIANPDLVERLRINAPLNEPDRDTFYGGGAEGYTDYPFLSDVERQAAAD comes from the coding sequence ATGAGCGAGAGCGATCTTTTCCAGCCCGTCAAGCTCGGCCCCTATACCCTGGCGAATCGCATCGTCATGGCCCCGCTGACCCGTAGCCGCGCCAACAAGGACGACGCCCCCTTCGCCCTGCACGCCGAGTATTACGGCCAGAGGGCCACCGCCGGGCTGATCATCAGCGAGGCGACCCAGATCTCCCGCCAGGGCAAGGGCTACGCCTACACCCCCGGCATCCACAGCGAGGCCCAGGTCGCCGGCTGGAAACAAGTGACCGATGCCGTACATGCCAAGGGCGGCAGGATCTTCCTCCAGATGTGGCACGTCGGCCGCATCTCCCACCCGACGCTGCAGGAGGACGGCGCTCTTCCCGTCGCTCCCAGCGCGATCAAGCCGGAAGGCAAGGCATTCACTGAGGACGGCTTCGTCCCCTTCGTCACCCCGCGGGCGCTTGAGCTGGACGAGATCCCGGGCATCGTCGAGCAGTACCGTACCGCCGCCGAGAACGCCAAGCGCGCCGGCTTCGACGGCGTCGAGATTCATGCCGCGAACGGCTACCTGATCGACCAGTTCCTGCGTGACGGCACCAACAAGCGGACCGACGTCTATGGCGGGTCGGTCGAGAACCGCGCACGCCTGATGCTGGAAGTGACCGAAGCCGTCGTCGGCGTCTGGGGTGGCGACCGGGTCGGCATCCGTCTGTCGCCGATCAGCCCGGCCAACGACATCTCGGACAGCGACCCGGATCCGGTCTTCACCTATGCGGTGGAACAGTTGAACCGCTTCGGCCTGGCCTACCTGCATCTGGTGGAGGGGTCCACCGGCGCGAGCCGCGAGGTATCCGGCGCGGTGGACCTGCGCAAGCTGCGGCGGATCTTCAACGGGCTCTACATCGCGAACAACCTGATCGACCGCAACACCGCGATCGAGCTGCGCGAGACCAGTGAGGCCGACCTCGTCGCCTTCGGCCGGCCCTTCATCGCCAATCCGGATCTCGTCGAGCGGCTGCGGATCAACGCCCCGCTGAACGAGCCCGACCGGGACACGTTCTACGGCGGCGGGGCGGAAGGCTATACGGATTACCCGTTCCTGAGCGACGTGGAGCGCCAAGCCGCGGCCGACTGA
- a CDS encoding metal-dependent hydrolase — MMAGSHALIGSASWLYLAHGMGLPLFDPVALGLAVAGSLGPDIDHPKSWVGRRLKFISVPLSKLFGHRGLTHSIVAVAGCIAVLRWDGQQWHHTLPFVIGYASHLAADLITPAGLCLAWPLKRTFAFPLIRTGSFAEQALVTVVAGWLFAQALGSCG; from the coding sequence ATGATGGCGGGATCCCATGCCCTGATCGGCTCCGCCTCATGGCTTTACCTTGCCCATGGCATGGGCTTGCCCCTGTTCGACCCGGTGGCGCTCGGCTTGGCCGTCGCCGGGTCGCTGGGTCCCGACATCGACCACCCGAAGTCCTGGGTCGGACGGCGTTTGAAGTTCATTTCCGTACCGCTGTCGAAACTGTTCGGGCACCGCGGCCTGACCCACTCGATTGTCGCGGTCGCCGGGTGCATCGCCGTGCTTCGCTGGGACGGGCAGCAATGGCACCATACCCTGCCCTTCGTGATCGGCTATGCCAGCCACTTGGCGGCCGACCTGATCACGCCCGCCGGGCTGTGCCTCGCCTGGCCGCTCAAGCGGACCTTCGCGTTCCCCCTGATCAGGACCGGCTCGTTCGCGGAACAGGCCCTGGTGACCGTCGTGGCGGGCTGGCTTTTTGCCCAGGCCCTGGGCAGTTGCGGATGA
- a CDS encoding aldose 1-epimerase translates to MAEPESAIVLRHGPLECAISPQCGGSITRLLLHRDDQPPLHLMRPAQPGAVDRWEPADLSCHPLVPFSNRIAGGHFVFHGRSVELPPNAPFIADVIHGHGWQAPWTISGHDDSSAVLTFDYAAGTWPYAYSATQRFQIADDCLTIAMELVNTGDLAMPAGLGLHPYFPKPIGTRLTADLDGVWLGDEGHIPTERVPLPLAWDFPHGVALDDIVLDNNFTGWNGRARIDWPGAGASLRIEATPPFRHAVVYVPHNQDYFCFEPVSHMTNAVNRAAAGERGTGFAELGPGGSFGGSITFAVELSDRSSGD, encoded by the coding sequence ATGGCAGAACCGGAAAGCGCGATCGTCCTCCGCCACGGGCCGCTGGAATGCGCGATCAGCCCGCAGTGCGGCGGGTCGATCACCCGGTTGCTGCTGCATCGAGACGACCAGCCGCCACTTCACCTGATGCGCCCCGCCCAGCCGGGCGCCGTCGACCGGTGGGAACCCGCCGACCTGTCCTGCCATCCGCTCGTCCCGTTCTCCAACAGGATCGCGGGCGGCCACTTCGTCTTCCACGGCCGCTCCGTGGAACTGCCGCCCAACGCGCCGTTCATCGCCGACGTGATCCACGGCCACGGCTGGCAAGCGCCTTGGACCATTTCCGGCCATGACGACAGCTCGGCGGTGCTGACATTCGATTACGCTGCCGGAACCTGGCCCTACGCCTACAGCGCGACCCAACGGTTCCAAATCGCCGACGACTGCCTGACCATAGCGATGGAACTGGTCAACACCGGCGATCTTGCGATGCCCGCCGGGCTTGGGCTTCATCCATATTTCCCGAAACCGATCGGCACCCGGCTGACCGCGGACCTCGACGGCGTCTGGCTCGGGGACGAAGGCCACATCCCGACCGAGCGGGTGCCGCTGCCGCTGGCCTGGGATTTCCCCCACGGGGTCGCGCTGGACGACATCGTGCTCGACAACAACTTCACCGGCTGGAACGGCCGCGCACGGATCGACTGGCCGGGCGCGGGGGCGAGCCTCCGCATCGAGGCGACGCCTCCGTTCCGGCATGCCGTCGTCTATGTGCCGCACAACCAGGATTACTTCTGCTTCGAGCCGGTCAGCCATATGACCAACGCCGTCAACCGCGCTGCGGCCGGCGAGCGGGGTACCGGGTTCGCGGAGCTGGGACCGGGCGGCAGCTTCGGCGGTTCGATCACTTTCGCGGTCGAGCTGAGCGATCGATCCAGCGGGGATTGA
- the xylB gene encoding xylulokinase, with product MFLGIDLGTSAVKAVLVDMEQRVVAQAVAPLTVSRPHPLWSEQDPESWWRATNSVAAELRRAHPAEMARVTAIGLSGQMHGATLLDGRDRVLRPAILWNDGRSGAECAELTRRMPSLPEIAGNLAMPGFTAPKLLWVARHEPEIFREVAKVLLPKDYVRLRMTGRYASDMSDSAGTLWLDVARRRWSPELLAAADLDEGEMPELFEGSEPTGLLLPEVASAWGLGDSVEVAGGGGDNAAGAAGVGVLKPGSAFLSLGTSGVLFVANAGFAPNPARGVHAFCHCFPGLWHQMSVILSAASCLTWVTRLTGASNEARLLAEVEAADRDTGALLFLPYLSGERTPHNDPDAKGVFFGLNHDHDRADLARAVLEGVAYAFADAQDVLAEAGTEIGTVSVIGGGARSRLWGRILADVLGRPLTYHKGGEVGPAFGAARLARLSVTGEDMAAVCTAPETDFVIEPDRAATERHASKLTLYRDIYHGLSGLFRSKAST from the coding sequence GTGTTTCTTGGGATCGATCTGGGGACATCGGCGGTAAAGGCAGTGCTGGTGGACATGGAACAGCGGGTCGTCGCCCAGGCGGTGGCGCCGCTCACCGTCTCGCGCCCGCATCCCCTGTGGTCGGAGCAGGACCCGGAAAGCTGGTGGCGCGCCACCAACTCGGTCGCGGCGGAACTGCGCCGCGCCCATCCCGCCGAGATGGCCCGGGTAACCGCCATCGGCCTGTCCGGTCAGATGCACGGCGCCACCTTGCTGGACGGCCGGGACCGTGTCCTGCGGCCCGCCATCCTGTGGAACGACGGCCGCAGCGGTGCGGAATGCGCCGAACTGACGCGGAGGATGCCGTCGCTGCCGGAGATCGCCGGCAACCTGGCCATGCCCGGCTTCACCGCGCCGAAGCTGCTGTGGGTCGCCCGGCACGAGCCGGAGATCTTCCGCGAGGTGGCGAAGGTGCTGCTGCCCAAGGACTATGTCCGGCTGCGCATGACCGGCCGTTACGCATCCGACATGTCCGATTCAGCTGGAACCCTGTGGCTCGACGTCGCCCGGCGCCGCTGGTCGCCCGAGCTGCTGGCGGCGGCCGACCTGGACGAGGGCGAGATGCCGGAACTGTTCGAGGGATCGGAACCGACCGGCCTGCTGCTGCCGGAGGTCGCGTCCGCCTGGGGGCTGGGCGATTCGGTCGAGGTGGCTGGCGGCGGCGGCGACAATGCCGCCGGGGCTGCCGGCGTCGGCGTGTTGAAGCCCGGATCAGCCTTCCTGTCGCTCGGCACGTCGGGAGTCCTGTTCGTCGCGAACGCGGGATTCGCGCCCAACCCCGCGCGCGGAGTCCACGCGTTCTGCCATTGCTTCCCGGGTTTGTGGCACCAGATGTCGGTGATCCTCAGCGCCGCGAGCTGCCTCACCTGGGTGACCCGCCTCACCGGCGCCTCCAATGAAGCCCGACTTCTGGCCGAGGTCGAGGCCGCCGACCGCGATACCGGGGCACTGCTGTTCCTGCCGTACCTGTCGGGGGAGCGTACGCCCCATAACGATCCCGACGCCAAGGGCGTGTTCTTCGGGCTGAACCACGACCATGACCGCGCCGACCTCGCCCGTGCCGTGCTGGAGGGCGTGGCCTACGCCTTCGCCGACGCACAGGACGTATTGGCGGAGGCGGGCACCGAGATCGGCACCGTGTCGGTCATCGGCGGCGGCGCGCGGAGCCGGCTGTGGGGGCGCATCCTGGCCGACGTGCTGGGCCGTCCGCTGACCTACCACAAGGGCGGCGAGGTGGGACCGGCTTTCGGTGCCGCCCGGCTGGCCCGGCTGTCGGTCACCGGCGAGGACATGGCGGCGGTCTGCACCGCGCCCGAGACCGATTTCGTGATCGAACCCGACCGGGCCGCGACCGAGCGGCATGCGTCCAAATTGACACTGTACCGGGATATCTACCATGGACTCTCCGGCTTGTTCCGGAGCAAGGCATCGACATAG
- a CDS encoding class II glutamine amidotransferase, translating to MCRWLAYQGRPIPIDTLLFKPANSLIHQSLAAQRGHVPTNGDGFGLGWYGHLRKPGLYRDTMPAWNDLNLRSVSEQIQSGLFFAHVRASTGASTARVNCHPFRYDRWLFMHNGQIGGWPVVRRAVENLIADDLYPFREGSTDSEVIFYLLLTNGVAEDVDAAFARTCRQIGEAMAAHGIIEPFRLTACLTDGERLHALRHSSDRASPTLFYALGGGISVDQGCCRFESSQGDVLVLSEPLDAIEAVWHEVPEGHMLTASGGRVELHPFDPTLQ from the coding sequence ATGTGCCGTTGGCTGGCCTATCAGGGCCGTCCGATTCCGATCGATACCCTTCTGTTCAAACCCGCCAACTCCCTGATCCACCAGTCGCTCGCGGCCCAGCGCGGTCATGTGCCGACCAACGGCGACGGCTTCGGCCTGGGCTGGTACGGGCACCTTCGAAAGCCCGGCTTGTACCGGGATACGATGCCGGCCTGGAACGACCTGAATCTTCGTTCCGTGTCCGAACAGATCCAGTCGGGGCTGTTTTTCGCCCATGTCCGGGCGTCCACCGGGGCGTCCACGGCCCGGGTCAACTGCCATCCGTTCCGCTACGACCGCTGGTTGTTCATGCATAACGGGCAGATCGGCGGCTGGCCGGTCGTCCGGCGCGCGGTCGAGAACCTGATCGCCGACGACCTCTATCCGTTCCGCGAGGGCAGCACCGACAGCGAAGTGATCTTCTATCTGCTGCTGACCAACGGCGTCGCCGAGGATGTCGATGCCGCCTTCGCGCGGACGTGCCGCCAGATCGGGGAAGCCATGGCCGCCCACGGCATCATCGAGCCGTTTCGGCTGACCGCCTGCCTGACCGACGGCGAGCGGCTCCACGCCCTGCGCCATTCCAGCGACCGGGCTTCGCCGACGTTGTTTTATGCGCTGGGTGGAGGCATCAGCGTCGACCAGGGCTGCTGCCGTTTTGAAAGCAGCCAAGGCGACGTTCTGGTCCTGTCGGAACCGCTGGACGCCATCGAGGCGGTCTGGCACGAGGTGCCGGAAGGACACATGCTGACGGCCTCGGGGGGCAGGGTCGAACTGCATCCGTTCGATCCGACCCTGCAGTGA